A window of Nocardiopsis sp. Huas11 genomic DNA:
ACGACGACTGGCACGTCGAGCGCAGCGAGGCGCCCCAGCGCGTCGCGACCGGCCCTGAGGGGCGGACCGCGACCGTCACGGACAACGTCATCGCCGTCCGACGGGTCCGCTGACGGGAGGGAGGCGCGGGGGTCTCTCAGCGCGCCGGGCGGGCCGGGCCGGGGAGGGGCGGGGAGGGGCGGGGCCCGCTGCCTGGCAGCCATGGGCATGGGGGTGGGGGAGTGGCGGCCCGGAGCGTGCGGGATCGCGTGGTTCGGCACCCGGGCACGCTACAGGGGTCGCGGGCACGAAGTCGGGGAGGGGCGGTTCTCGGGGGAGGACACGGGATCGGGTGGGTGGGAAAGCGTCGGGAAACCCGGGATCGACCGCAGCGGTGCCGCGGAGTCGGCACACTGGAGGGCGTGACTCAACGACGCCTGGTCGAAGGCTTCTGGTCGGGTGGCCGGCTCGTGCTGTGGGGCATGGAATCCGCCCCGACCGCCCCCGACGCCGCTTCTTCTCCGGACGCCCCGCCAGAACACCCCGCCCTGGAGGCCCGCCTCCATCCCTTCGCTCTGTCGGTCGACGACGTACTGGCGCTCGTCGGTCTGCCCGCGGATGGAGTGGAGGTCGCGGCGGCCGTCCTGCGACTGCCCGGTATCGACGACCGCCCGGACCTGCCGCCGAGTCCACACGAGTCGACTGATGCGTCGGCCGGGACCGGAGAGTCGGAAGACCTTGGGGCCCAGAATTCTGCCGGATCTGAGGCGTCGGGTGAGCCCGGAGAGTCGAGCGGCCCCGAGAACTCTGAACCGGACGAGCCCGACGAAGTCACCGCGTCGGGCGGCGGCGGAGTTCAGGAAGCACCGCAAGCGCCGGAAGAGCGGGCCGAGCGGGCCGAGCCGGACACACACTCGGACGGCCCCGTCCTGCGCCCCTGGACCGTGCCGACCGTACGGCTGAACGGCGCCCAGGCCGTGGCGGTCCTGCGCCTGGCCCAGGGCGCGACGTGGGCCGGGCCGGGGCTCACCGCCCTGGCGGTCCTGCTGCGCGCGGCCGAGCAGTACGCGACCGGCGGACGAGTGGTGCCCCAGTTGGTGGAGGAGGACGAGTGCCCGTCGGCCCCTCGCGGCCGACCCGCCGTCCACGCCCGGTGGCGGCCGGTGCTGTCCCCGGACGGCGCCGCCTGGCTGCGGGCGTACGTGCGCAGCCTGCCCGCGTCGGTGCGCGCCCACCAGGCGCCCCAGACCAGCGCACGGCGAACGGGCGAGGCCACCGTCGCCGACATCCTCCACGGGCTCCGGGTGCTGGTCGACGCGCTCTGCCGGGAACGCCTCTCCGATCGCCGGGCGGAGGTCCCCGCCGGGCACGGGATCCACCACCTGTGGCTGGAGGGACTGACCTCGGCCCAGGGCTGCCTGTGCGCCACGACCGGCACCGCGGGCCTCACCCGCCTCGACCGATCGCTCTGCGCCTGGTCCACCCGCGTGGAGGAACACGTCGGCGGACTGCACCTGGCCTTCCGCCTCGTGGAGCCGCCACCGGACCTGTTCGGCGGACCGGCCGTCGACGGGGCCGATCTCACGGACGAAACGGTGTCCGACGAGGCCGGGTGGGCTCTCCCGGCCCGGTCGGCGCACACCACCGCCCCGGGGGTTCCGGCCGGGCCTGCCCCCGGTTCCGGCTTCGAGCTGGACCCCGACCCCGAGCCGGACTGGAGCCTCCAGGTGTGGGTGCGCTCCACCGGCGATCCCTCCCTCATGCTGCCCCTGGACGAGGCCCTGGCCGACACCGAGATCCCCTGGCTGCCGCACGACGCCGCCGCCGTCATCACCACCGAACTCGACCGCGCCGCCCGGATCCACCCCGCCCTCGGCGGCCTGCGCGCCGAAACCCCTCCCGCGCACCTCGACCTGCCCTTCGAGGACGTGCCCGGATTCCTCACCCGCGGCGCCCCCGCCCTCGAAGGCGCCGGGTTCCGGGTCCTGCTCCCGACCTGGCTCGGCAAGGCCGAGATCGGGACGGCGGTCCGGCTCAGCGAACGCACCGACGACCACCCGCACCCGGACCCCGCCGCCGACGGCGGCCTCACCCGCGCCCTCGTCGACTTCGACCACCGGGTCGCCATCGGCGGCACGGAGCTGACGCGCGAGGAACTCGACGCACTCGTGCGCCTGAAGTCGCCGCTGGTGCGGATGCGGGGCGAGTGGGTGCACGTGGATCCCGCGCGGTTGCGCCGGGCCGCCGAGTGGGCGGCCACTCGCGGCACCGGAACGGTCCCGGTGGAGGAGGCCATGCGCATGCTCCTGCACATGGGCGCCCCCACCATCGACCCCGCCGGCACCACCGACCCCGCCGGCACCGACGCCCTCCTCGGCGCCACGGCCGCCGTCCACGCCGACGGTGACCTCGGCGCGCTCCTCCAAGGCCGGGCCGAGGAGGCCTTCGCGCCCATGACCGAACCTCCCGGCCTGACCGCCCGCCTACGCCCCTACCAGCGCCGCGGCGCCGCCTGGCTGCGCTACCTCGACCGGCTCGGCCTTGGCGCCGTCCTGGCCGACGACATGGGCCTGGGCAAGACCGTGCAGCTCCTGGCCCTGCTCGCCGACGAACGCACCGACGGGCCGCGTCCCGCGCCGACCCTCCTCGTGTGTCCCACCACCCTCGTCGGCAACTGGCACAAGGAGGCCGAACGCTTCACCCCCAAACTCCGCGTGCACGTCCACCACGGCACCACCCGCCCGCGTGGCGAAGCCCTGCACACCCTCCTGGAGACCACCGACCTCGTCGTCACCACCTACGGGGTCGTCCGGCGCGATCAAGACGACCTCGCCGCCCAGACCTGGCGCCGGGTGGTGTGCGACGAGGCGCAGGCGATCAAGAACGCCCGCACGGAACAGTCCAGGGCCGTCCGCGCCATCCCCGCCACCGGACGCGTCGCCCTCACGGGCACCCCCGTGGAGAACCACCTCGGTGAACTGTGGTCCGTCATGGAGTTCGCCAACCCCGGCCTGCTCGGACCGCGTGAAGCCTTCACCAGCGGCATCGCCGCCCACATCCAGTCCCGCCCCGACAGCGAACAGGGCCGCGCCGCCACCGCACGTCTGCGCCGGGTCACCGCGCCCTTCCTGCTGCGCCGGCTCAAGACCGACCCCGCCGTCATCACCGACCTGCCCGACAAGCAGGAGATGAAGGTGTGGTGCACGCTCACCACCGAGCAGGCCGCCCTGTACCGCGCCGTCGTCGAGGAGATGACCCGCAGCGTCCGCGAGGCGACCGGCATCCAGCGCAAGGGTCTGGTCCTCAAGACCATGACCCGGCTCAAACAGGTGTGCAACCACCCGGCCCACCTCCTCGGCGACGGCTCCCGCCTGCGCGGCCGCTCCGGCAAGCTCACCCAGCTCGAACACCTGCTCGGCGAGATGGTCGGCGAGGGCGACAAGGCCCTGTGCTTCACCCAGTACACCGAGTTCGGGGAGCGGCTCGCCCCCTACCTGCGCGAACGGCTCGACACCGAGGTGCTGTGGCTGCACGGGGGCGTGTCCCGGCGTCGGCGCGAGGAACTCGTCGAACGCTTCCAGGACTCCGACGAACCCGCGGTGTTCCTGCTCTCCCTCAAAGCTGCCGGCACCGGCCTCAACCTCACCGCGGCCAACCAGGTCGTCCACGTCGACCGCTGGTGGAACCCGGCCGTGGAGGACCAGGCCACCGACCGCGCCCACCGCATCGGGCAGTGGCGCACCGTCCAGGTCCGCAAGATGATCTGCATGGGCACTCTGGAGGAGCGCGTCGACGCGATGATCGAACGCAAGAAGCAGCTCAGCGACAGCGTCGTCGGCAGCGGCGAGCAGTGGCTCAGCGAACTCGGGGTGGAGGAGCTGCGCGAGGTCATCCGGCTCGCGCCCGAGGCGGTCACCGGATGAGCGCCTACGACTGGACCGACGACCGCGGCTGGGGCCGGCGCTTCCTGGATCCGCTCCGCGAGACCGGCGACGGGACGCGGTTCGCGCGTGGCCGCGTCTACGCGGGACAGGGGCGGGTCACCGCGGCGACGATCACCCCGGGCGCGGTGCGCGCCGTCGTGGGCGGATCACGGCCGTACACGGTGACCGTCCACCAGACCACCGTGCCCCACGACGTCCTCGTGCGGG
This region includes:
- a CDS encoding SNF2-related protein, with product MTQRRLVEGFWSGGRLVLWGMESAPTAPDAASSPDAPPEHPALEARLHPFALSVDDVLALVGLPADGVEVAAAVLRLPGIDDRPDLPPSPHESTDASAGTGESEDLGAQNSAGSEASGEPGESSGPENSEPDEPDEVTASGGGGVQEAPQAPEERAERAEPDTHSDGPVLRPWTVPTVRLNGAQAVAVLRLAQGATWAGPGLTALAVLLRAAEQYATGGRVVPQLVEEDECPSAPRGRPAVHARWRPVLSPDGAAWLRAYVRSLPASVRAHQAPQTSARRTGEATVADILHGLRVLVDALCRERLSDRRAEVPAGHGIHHLWLEGLTSAQGCLCATTGTAGLTRLDRSLCAWSTRVEEHVGGLHLAFRLVEPPPDLFGGPAVDGADLTDETVSDEAGWALPARSAHTTAPGVPAGPAPGSGFELDPDPEPDWSLQVWVRSTGDPSLMLPLDEALADTEIPWLPHDAAAVITTELDRAARIHPALGGLRAETPPAHLDLPFEDVPGFLTRGAPALEGAGFRVLLPTWLGKAEIGTAVRLSERTDDHPHPDPAADGGLTRALVDFDHRVAIGGTELTREELDALVRLKSPLVRMRGEWVHVDPARLRRAAEWAATRGTGTVPVEEAMRMLLHMGAPTIDPAGTTDPAGTDALLGATAAVHADGDLGALLQGRAEEAFAPMTEPPGLTARLRPYQRRGAAWLRYLDRLGLGAVLADDMGLGKTVQLLALLADERTDGPRPAPTLLVCPTTLVGNWHKEAERFTPKLRVHVHHGTTRPRGEALHTLLETTDLVVTTYGVVRRDQDDLAAQTWRRVVCDEAQAIKNARTEQSRAVRAIPATGRVALTGTPVENHLGELWSVMEFANPGLLGPREAFTSGIAAHIQSRPDSEQGRAATARLRRVTAPFLLRRLKTDPAVITDLPDKQEMKVWCTLTTEQAALYRAVVEEMTRSVREATGIQRKGLVLKTMTRLKQVCNHPAHLLGDGSRLRGRSGKLTQLEHLLGEMVGEGDKALCFTQYTEFGERLAPYLRERLDTEVLWLHGGVSRRRREELVERFQDSDEPAVFLLSLKAAGTGLNLTAANQVVHVDRWWNPAVEDQATDRAHRIGQWRTVQVRKMICMGTLEERVDAMIERKKQLSDSVVGSGEQWLSELGVEELREVIRLAPEAVTG